The genomic DNA TCCCCGGACGGTGTCGCCCAGACTATCGACTTCCGCGAAACTGGCAAGCTGCACCGGCGCCACCACCAGTTGCGCGATGCGGTCGCCGCGCGCGATCCCAAAGGGCGTATCGCCCAGATTGATGAGGATGATCTTGAGTTCACCGCGATAGTCGGCGTCGATCGTGCCGGGCGTGTTGGGCAGGCTGATACCATGTTTCAGCGCCAGGCCGGAACGGGGACGCACCTGCACTTCATAGCCTTCGGGGATCGCCATGGCGAAGCCGGTCGCCACGGCATGGCGGCCGCCGGGCGGCAGCACCAGCTCCTCGGCCGCGACCACGTCCATGCCCGCCGCATGGGCGGTGGCATAGGCGGGAACCGGCAGTCCCTCGCCATGGGGCAGGCGCTTGAGCTGGATTTCAATGGGAGCGAGCGGAGAGGGCATGGGCGACCTTTTCGATGAGTTTGGTGGCGACCTGATCCTTGGGCAGGACCGGCCAGATGTCGATGCCGGCGGTGGTGACGATCTGCACGGCGTTGGCGTCGCCGCCCATTACGTCACCCGACACGTCGTTGGCGACGATCCAGTCCGCGCCCTTCTTCGCCAGCTTGGCCTGCGCATGGTCGGCGATCTTCTGCGTTTCGGCGGCGAAGCCGACGAGCAAAGCAGGGCGCTGCGCATGGTGGCCGAGCGTGGCAAGAATATCCGGGTTTTCGACCAGAGCGAGCGGGGCGGGCTGACCGGAGCCGTCCTTCTTCAGCTTCTGGTCGGCGGCGTCGGCGGTGCGCCAGTCTGCGACGGCGGCGACCATGATGGCGGCGTCGGCGGGCAGCGCGGCCTCGACCGCGGCCAGCATCTGCCGCGCGGTTTCCACGTCGACCCGCTCGACCCCTGCGGGCGTGGGCAGATGCACCGGTCCGGCGACCAGAGTGACCCGCGCCCCGGCGCGGGCGGCGGCGGCGGCGATGGCGAAGCCCTGCTTGCCCGACGACCGGTTGGCGATATAGCGCACCGGGTCGATCGGCTCATGCGTCGGCCCGGCGGTGATGAGGATATGTTTGCCAGCCAGCGGCAGCGCCTCGCCGGCAAAATCGGGCTGGTCCGCCAGCGGGTCCGGGCGGCGGGGCAGCGCCAGCAGCCGTGTGATCTCCGCCGCGATCGCTTCGGGTTCGGGCAGGCGGCCCTTGCCATATTCGCCGCATGCCATCTCGCCATCATCGGGCGTCATGATGTGGACGCCATCGGCGTGGAGCCGCTCCAGATTGCGTTGCGTCGCCTTGTGATGCCACATGCGAACGTTCATCGCCGGCACGGCCAGCACCGGCTTGTCGGTGGCGAGCAGCAGGGTGGTGGCCAGATCGTCGGCGATGCCGTTCGCCATCTTGGCGAGGATATTGGCGGTGGCGGGGGCGACCACCACCAGATCGGCCTGCCGGCTGAGCTGGATATGGCCGATTTCCTGTTCGTCCTTCAGGTCGAACAATTGCGTGAACACATGATCCTCGGTCAGCACGGCAAGGCTGAGCGGCGTCACGAATTGCTGTGCCGATTCGGTGAGGACCGCGCGCACCGCAATGCCGCGCTTGCGCAGCAGCCGCACCAGTTCGAGCGCCTTATAGGCGGCGATCCCGCCGGAGACGATGAGAAGGACGCGCTGGGTCATTGGAGGAGGCTGTCCAGTTCGGCGCGGCATAGGACGCGCAGTTCATGCAATTTGGTGGTCGCCGTATCCCAAATGCGCAGGGGAATGATAGCGGGATAGACATGGCTGATCACATTGCGCATCTGGTAGATGGCGGCCCAGGGGATGGCGGGATGCCGTTCCTTCAGGTCAGCGGATAATTTGTGGGATGCCTCGCCGATATGCAGCAGGCGGAAGGCGGTCAGGTCGATCTCGTCCTGATCCCGCAAAAACGCAGCCTCCGTCACATGGGTCAGCCGGCGGTGGATATGGTCGATCAGTTCGACGATCAACTCCAGTCGATCAATGTCGCGATTGACGGCCACTGTCAGAAAATGGCGACCATGTCCGTTTCCGCCGATGCGCGGATTCGGGGGCGCATGGCCGCGCGTTCGACCAGATCGACCGGACATTGCATGAAATCCTCCAGTCTCAACTGGACGCCCGCAAATTCGATCAGACCCATGCGGCTGCCTTGGTCAATCTCGCACATCAGGTCGACATCCGATCCGACATGCGCCTCGCCCCTTGCGACCGATCCGAACAGGGCGAGCGAGATGATCCCCGCCGCGCGCAGTTCCGCCTCATGCGGTTTGATCCGGGCAATGGCTTCTTCGCGGGTCATGCTTTTAAGATAGGGTAAGCAACGCCATCGCGCCAGCCCCGGCCGCCGCCGCCAGCACCGCCACTGCCGCATAGCGCCAGCCGCCGCCCATGCGCATCAGCTTCACCTCGCCCAGCGGGGGCGGGGGCGGGGCGCCGCCTTTTTCGGGGAAGGCCTCCTCGATCCGCTTGACCAGCCCCGGCAGCCGCTGGAGCGTGCGCCAGTTTTCGATCAGCGTATCGGCCGCTTTTGCCTCCGGTCCCAGCTCGTCGCGCAGCCAGCCCTTCACATAGGGGGCGCTGGTTTCCCACAGGTTGATGTCGGGGTCGAGCGCGGTCGCCACGCCCTCGACCATCACCATCGTCTTTTGCAGCAGCAGCAGATGCGGCTGGGTCTGCATGTCGAAATCGCGGGTGATGGCGAACAGCCCGTCCAGCATCCCGCCGACCGACAATTCGCGTACCGGCTTGCCGCGCATCGGTTCGCCCACGGCCCGCAGCGCGGTCGCGAACTCATCGACATTATGATGGCCGGGCACATATTGCGCCTCGAAATGGATTTCGGCGACGCGCTTGTAATTGCCGGTGATGAGGCCGTAGAGAATCTCCGCCAGCCACATGCGCGCGCGCCGGTCGATCCGGCCCATGATGCCGAAATCGATCGCGACGATGTCACCCTCCGCCGTCACGAACAGGTTTCCCTGATGCATGTCGGCGTGGAAGAAGCCCTCCGCAATGGCTTGCCGCAGGAAGGCGTTGACGAGGCGGGAGGCCAGATCCTTTACATCATGGCCCGCCGCGATCAGGGCATCGCGATCGGATATCTTGATGCCGTCGACCCACGCCATCGTCATGACCTTGCCGGTCGTGCGGTCCCAGTCGATGGCGGGGATGCGGTATCCGGGCATCGCCTCCATCGCTTCGCTGAGTTCCGACGCCGACGCCGCCTCGCGCCGCAAATCCAGTTCGCGCGCGGTCCAGCGCTTCATATTGGCGATGACCAGGCGCGGGCGCAGGCGGGCGAGTTCGCCGCCCAGCTGCTCGACATGGGCGGCCGCCCATTCATAGGTCTGGATGTCGCGGTTGAACTGGTCGATCACGCCGGGGCGGATGATCTTGACCGCGACATCGCGCCCGTCGGTGGTCAGCGCGCGATGCACCTGCGCGATCGAAGCGGCGCCGACCGGCTCCTCGTCGAAACGGCTGTAGAGGGCGTCGAGCGGGCGGCCGAAACTCTGCTCGATCTGCGCCCGGATCGTTTCGAACGGGACGGGGGGCAGGGCGTCCTGCAAGCGCAGCAGATCATTGGCGGCATGATCGCCGACCAGATCGGGCCGGGTCGCCAGCGTCTGACCCAGCTTGATCGCGGCCGGGCCGATCGACTGGAAGGCGTCGGCATAGCGCGGCTGTTTGGGCACGCGCGCGCCGAAGCGGGCGATGCGCACCAGCCGGCGCACGGGCGAGGGCGTCAGCGGATCGCGTTCGATGCCCGTCAGCGCGCCATGCCGCGCGAGCGTGCGGCCCCATTTCAGGAGGCGGAAGATATGGGTGATGTGGGCGGTCATGCGGGTGTCAAATCTTCCACCCGCTGTGAATCGCGACCAGCCCGCCCAATATCGGTTCAACCTTGGTGTTCACGAAGCCGGCGTCGCGGATCATGCTTTCAAACTTCGGCATGGGCGGGAAGCGGCGGATCGATTCGATCAGATAGCGATAGCTGTCGGCATCATTGGCGAACAGCTTGCCCAGATGCGGCACCAGCCTGTGCGAATAGACATCATAGATGTCGGAAAAGCCCGGCCAGGTCGTGCTGGAAAATTCGAGGCAGAAGAAGCGCCCGCCATATTTCAGCACGCGATTGGCTTCGCGCAGCGCCTGGTCGATATGGGTGACGTTGCGGATGCCGAAGGCGATCGTATAGGCGTCGAATGCCCGGTCGCCAAAGGTCAGTTCCTCGGCATTTTGTTCGGACCAGATCAGGCCGTCATAGCCCTTTTTCTGCGCCCGCTCGACGCCGACAGCCAGCATTTCGGGATTGATGTCCGACACGGTGACATGTGCGCCATGGCGATGCATCCGAAAGGCGATGTCGCCGGTGCCACCTGCCATGTCGAGAATCTGTTCGCCGGCGCGTGGCTTTACCCTGCGCACGAACTGATCCTTCCACAGCCGATGCGCGCCGCCCGACATGGCGTCGTTCATCAGATCATATTTAGCCGCGACATTGGAGAATACCGCGCGGACCATGCCCGCTTTTTCAGCGGCATCGACATCGCGATAGCCGAAGGATGCTGTTTCGCTCATGATCAAGCCCTCTAG from Sphingobium sp. CAP-1 includes the following:
- the dut gene encoding dUTP diphosphatase; this translates as MPSPLAPIEIQLKRLPHGEGLPVPAYATAHAAGMDVVAAEELVLPPGGRHAVATGFAMAIPEGYEVQVRPRSGLALKHGISLPNTPGTIDADYRGELKIILINLGDTPFGIARGDRIAQLVVAPVQLASFAEVDSLGDTVRGQGGFGSTGV
- the coaBC gene encoding bifunctional phosphopantothenoylcysteine decarboxylase/phosphopantothenate--cysteine ligase CoaBC; this encodes MTQRVLLIVSGGIAAYKALELVRLLRKRGIAVRAVLTESAQQFVTPLSLAVLTEDHVFTQLFDLKDEQEIGHIQLSRQADLVVVAPATANILAKMANGIADDLATTLLLATDKPVLAVPAMNVRMWHHKATQRNLERLHADGVHIMTPDDGEMACGEYGKGRLPEPEAIAAEITRLLALPRRPDPLADQPDFAGEALPLAGKHILITAGPTHEPIDPVRYIANRSSGKQGFAIAAAAARAGARVTLVAGPVHLPTPAGVERVDVETARQMLAAVEAALPADAAIMVAAVADWRTADAADQKLKKDGSGQPAPLALVENPDILATLGHHAQRPALLVGFAAETQKIADHAQAKLAKKGADWIVANDVSGDVMGGDANAVQIVTTAGIDIWPVLPKDQVATKLIEKVAHALSARSH
- a CDS encoding HepT-like ribonuclease domain-containing protein, translating into MAVNRDIDRLELIVELIDHIHRRLTHVTEAAFLRDQDEIDLTAFRLLHIGEASHKLSADLKERHPAIPWAAIYQMRNVISHVYPAIIPLRIWDTATTKLHELRVLCRAELDSLLQ
- a CDS encoding nucleotidyltransferase family protein, with the translated sequence MTREEAIARIKPHEAELRAAGIISLALFGSVARGEAHVGSDVDLMCEIDQGSRMGLIEFAGVQLRLEDFMQCPVDLVERAAMRPRIRASAETDMVAIF
- the ubiB gene encoding 2-polyprenylphenol 6-hydroxylase: MTAHITHIFRLLKWGRTLARHGALTGIERDPLTPSPVRRLVRIARFGARVPKQPRYADAFQSIGPAAIKLGQTLATRPDLVGDHAANDLLRLQDALPPVPFETIRAQIEQSFGRPLDALYSRFDEEPVGAASIAQVHRALTTDGRDVAVKIIRPGVIDQFNRDIQTYEWAAAHVEQLGGELARLRPRLVIANMKRWTARELDLRREAASASELSEAMEAMPGYRIPAIDWDRTTGKVMTMAWVDGIKISDRDALIAAGHDVKDLASRLVNAFLRQAIAEGFFHADMHQGNLFVTAEGDIVAIDFGIMGRIDRRARMWLAEILYGLITGNYKRVAEIHFEAQYVPGHHNVDEFATALRAVGEPMRGKPVRELSVGGMLDGLFAITRDFDMQTQPHLLLLQKTMVMVEGVATALDPDINLWETSAPYVKGWLRDELGPEAKAADTLIENWRTLQRLPGLVKRIEEAFPEKGGAPPPPPLGEVKLMRMGGGWRYAAVAVLAAAAGAGAMALLTLS
- a CDS encoding class I SAM-dependent methyltransferase codes for the protein MSETASFGYRDVDAAEKAGMVRAVFSNVAAKYDLMNDAMSGGAHRLWKDQFVRRVKPRAGEQILDMAGGTGDIAFRMHRHGAHVTVSDINPEMLAVGVERAQKKGYDGLIWSEQNAEELTFGDRAFDAYTIAFGIRNVTHIDQALREANRVLKYGGRFFCLEFSSTTWPGFSDIYDVYSHRLVPHLGKLFANDADSYRYLIESIRRFPPMPKFESMIRDAGFVNTKVEPILGGLVAIHSGWKI